A genomic segment from Pseudorca crassidens isolate mPseCra1 chromosome 4, mPseCra1.hap1, whole genome shotgun sequence encodes:
- the LOC137223013 gene encoding tigger transposable element-derived protein 1-like — MNRSKCKSSSDVAGTVKKRQEITMETKVKIIERMEQGEKMVDISHSYNMNHSTTGMILKNTDKIMEHVKSAVPTIISKKHGKVMEEMEKLLSVCIQDQHQCRVPLSLMLIQEKAKSLYEDLKKKHGEESEGASFNASHGWFHGFMARANIHNIKVTDEAESADMVTAREFPKSL, encoded by the coding sequence atgaacagaagcaagtgtaaaagcagcagtgatgtagctggtacagtTAAGAAGCGCCAAGAAAtaacgatggaaacaaaagtgaaaataattgagagaatgGAGCAAGGTGAAAAGATGGTAGACATCTCtcattcttataacatgaatcaCTCAACCACTGGCATGATTCTAAAGAACACGGACAAGATCATGGAACACGTGAAGTCTGCTGTGCCGACAATAATATCAAAGAAgcatggaaaagtgatggaggagatggagaaactccTCAGTGTGTGTATACAAGATCAGCATCAGTGTCGAGTCCCactcagcttaatgctgattcaagagaaagctaaaagcctgtatgaagacttgaagaagaaacacggCGAAGAATCAGAGGGTGCATCTTTTAATGCCAGTCATGGCTGGTTTCATGGGTTCATGGCTAGAGCCAACATTCACAACATAAAAGTAACTGACGAGGCAGAGAGTGCAGATATGGTAACTGCCCGGGAATTTCCTAAATCACTTTGA